AATGAGGCATTTTTTTGCGTATACTTTTTGTATCTTTCGAAAAATCATCGATGTCGAACGCCTATAACCACCGCATATTTAACCTTGAGCGTCATTGCAGGCAGGCAGGCGCCGAAACAAGTAAACTTTTCCTTGGGGATCTTTTCTTCGGTTCTCCCGTACTAATTCAGCCTTTGAATATTCCTTTTATCTTAAAATACTTACGTAAATTTGATGTTATCCATGCTGGAGGATCTGGTGCGGCTTTTTTCTTTGCTTTAGTATCGCCCTTACTTGGTAATAACACTAAAGTCGTGTATGATGTGCATAGCGATGTATTGACTGAGGTCCATTTGACTCATAAGGGCCTATTTGACTTTGCAGGTTACTTCGCAGAATTCGAGATGATATTCACTGAGTATGTCGCAATTCGCTTTGTCAACTATTATGTTGCGTCGTCGTCGGAATTAAAACGAAGATTACTTAAACGAAAAAGTCGAATTAAACCTGAAAACATTGAGATCATTGTAAACGGTGTTGATTTGCAACAATTCAGGCCTCAAGAAGAAACTGTCTCTTCAAGTAGTGATAGGCATTTTACTGTCACTTACGCTGGTTCATTTTACAAGGTTGAATCAGTTGATATTTTGGTGCGCGCTGCTGAAATTTTACGTGACGAGTGTATAACTTTCAAGTTTATTGGTTTTCGAACTGAAGATTCAAGTTATAAGTTGGAAATCCAAAAAAGGATAGGCGATAAAGCGGTATTGGTGGACTGGTTGTCAAGAAATGAACTTGTGGTTGAACTTCAAAAGTCTGATGTCTTGGTAATTCCAGGCGACTCTACTTGCAGCAAACAATCCAAAAATAGGTCCGCTGTTTTTGTTACAAAATTTGCTGAATTTTTAGCAGTTGGAAAACCAGTTATAATAACTACGCTGGATTTGCCTTCTAAAATTGTTAAAACGTTTGATTGCGGCTTTGTCTCTGAACCTAACGCTGAATCATTGGCACTTTCTATATTGGAAGCAAAGCAAGCTCCCCGCGAGGTTCTATTAAAAAAAGGCCAAAATGGGCGGCGCTATGCTGAAAGTGAGCTTGATGTCAATATATTATGTAAACGATATTTGAGATTTTTGAACAAATTGTTTGAAAACTAAAAAATTTTATTAATCTCGAAAATATTTGCAGAGTTGATTTGTTTTTGAAAATTTTAATGCTAGTAAATTGGCCTGTCCATAGAGTTCAGAAATTTAATAGTGCTATTTTAAATCCTGATCAAGTAGTTTCTGGTGAGAGCTATTGGTTTTTTAAATACTGGCCTAGTAGCGTAACTGTAGATGTCATGGGGATTCAAAAAAGCGGTTTTCTTTATACTTTGGAAAAGCCTTCAAAAGTACATCTGCAATTTTTAAAAACCTTTAATAGGATTAAAAATTACGATTTAATTTTGTCTTTCGACTCTCCAAGTGCTTTTCTTTTTTCTTTGCTCAGATCAAAGATTGGTTTTCAAAAAGCAATTCCGCATATTTTGATTGATGTGGGTATGCCTATAGCGGTTGAGCGTTTTCTTAAAGATATTCCTCCAAATTTAGTGTGCAGGCTTTTAAAGCAAGCTTTTAATCCGAATAGTGTTTCACATATTATTTTTCACTCATCTTGTCAAAGACCTTTTTATAGAGATGTTCTTGGTTTTTCCGATGATGCTCTTTCATTCGTTCCTTTTGGTGTCGAGACAGATTACTTTCGCCCTAAAAGAGTTAAAAATGAAGGTTACATATACACCGCTGGAGAATTTCGTGATTTTAATACTCTCATTGATGTTTATGAAAGATGGCATAAGGAGCTCCCAGAATTAAGGCTTCGAACTGCATTGCCTCCACCAAATTATTTACCGCCAAAAGTCCATTGGTTGCCTAGGGCTTCAATAGCGACCTTTGTAGAAGAAGCTTTAAAATCCAAATTCGTAGTTGTTCCGCTGCATAATACCATTAGGTCTGTGGGTCTTATGACTTGTCTTCAATCCATGGCTTTGGGGAAGGCTGTTCTTACGTCAAATGTCCCCCCAATAACTGATTATGTAATTAATGGGAAGACAGCTCTTTATTATGACCCTTATGACGTTGAAGACTTGTATAAGAAGATCATTACGCTTTTAAAAGATGCCGAGTTACTCCAAACTTTAGCTAGGACTGCAAGGGAAGAGGTAGTGGCTAATTTTACCATCGAGAAAATGGGGATTAATCTATGGGAATGTATTTCAGGTCTTTTAAAGAGGTTATAACTTTTCTCGGTCACTTGTTGAACAGTATTTGTGTCGAACATGTTGCTATGAATGTTTAATTAATACGCTATATCCAGAATATAATAATAGGCGCAAGTGCTAATATATAATGAGCCGTAATGTGGGGATGAGATCAAAATGAAAGAAACAATCTGTTATCTAATTGCTTCATTACTGGTTGTTTTCATTTTGGTTTCTACAATTTCCTCGTGTTCTATTATTTCCAATGTAATTATTTCAACGTCGGGATCAATTTACTGCGGGCCTTTGCATGGAAATCCTGCCTATGATTATACTATGGTTGCGAATTCAACTGCTTACTATATTGTAGCCAAAAACGGCTCTTTTATCTATAGCAACAATAGTCCAACAACTACGCTTTTACAGATAGCTACTAAAGCGAACAATGGCGGTTCCGTTTACATTAATTGTTCATTTACAATAACAAAAAACCAACCTTTAAGTGGTCTAAATAATGTCACTTTCGTTTTTGACCCAAATAGTACATTAACAATGGGTGATAATGTTGGCAACACGGTGGCTTATACAGCCGTTTTAGATTTCTGGAATAGCAATAACATCAAAGTTATTAATGCCACAATTAACGGAAATTCTGCCAATCAAGGCGGCAAGGGGTCTCATACTCAAGGGATTTCTTTCCATGATTGCAATAACTCGGTTGTTATTGGGGCTAAAATTACTGATGTGAGAATGTTCGGGTTTAATATCCACGACAGTTTAGCGCGTCATAATTCTAACAATGGAATTATTAACAGTACAATACTTCGAAGCGGCTGGAATGATATAAACTTGGGAGAAGATAATAATACAATAGGGGCTTACGCGATAAATAATACGGTTGGGTATTGTAGTGATGTTGGGATTGCAACGTATGGTTGGAATTGTGAAATCTCTAACAATATCGTTTTAGGTGTTAATAATACTATAGGTGGCGGTGGTTCCGCTCACTATGGAATAGCTGTTGAAGATGGTGGGAATAACCTAATCCAAAATAATACAGTAACTGGTTGTTCAGTTGGCATAATTCTCGGCACAGGCTCACCTACGCGATCAAACTTCGTGGTCTCCAATAATATTGCCAATTGTATTACCGGCATACACTCTTATCTTTCTTCTGGTGATGTTATTACTAAAAACAACATTGTAAACTGGGGAGCTGGCTACACTGGTTTAGCAATATACATATTAAACGAAGACAACGACATCATCTCCTTTAATACGATGGTTTTTAACAATGCAAATGCGGGTGGAGCATGCTCACTTTCAAACGTAGCTAACGTTGCCTTTTGCAATAATACAATTATTATGCCAGTTTCTGCGCCTGACAGTTTAGGTGTTGCATTGGATAACGCTTACTCATGTCTAATTCAAGGAAATTCTGTTCAGGCGTTGGCTGGAATTCTGGTTTCAAGCTCATGCAATAACAATAAAATTAACAATAATAGCGTTAATAGTACATATCCCTTGATCAATAATGGTGTTGCTACAATCATAAACCCCTTAACTTCTTCTACGTACAGGCTTATTTTTAATAATATCTACGATAGCAGCTCACGAGGAACTTATACATACTCTAAATCAATACAAATTACAATTAGTTCAACAACATTAGATGGTTCGCTGAATGTTAATGGTGTAAATGTAACATTAACAAGTGGCTCTTATACACTTTTGATGAATGCGGACTATTTTGTATATGCTTTATCCGGCACTGTAACAATTACACCTTAGGCAGTTGTTAATTTGTTCGGGTGTACTTATTAGTCCATGGGATTCATCTAACCTGGCTAAATTAATTATGGATTGGATTCAATGAGAAAAAAAAATCTGTTTATTATACCTGTCTTCTTGACATTTATATTTTTATTAGTTCTTTTCCTGAACGTTCCTTTATTGCGGGATATTCTTGTATTTTTCTATTTATCATTTGTACCTGGCTTTGTCATTGTAAAAACTTTTATCAAAAAGGAAATCGGTCTTATATATTTCTTTTTATTTTCTGTAGGGTTAAGTATATTTGCTTCCATGTTGCTCGGGCTTTTAGTCAATGCGATTTATGTTTTTGCCGGTATTTCTAAACCTTTATCCGTTCTTCCTTTATCTGTAGTCATTTCAGTTTTTACTTTAATCTTTTCCGTGATCGGTTATTACCGTGATTTTTCATCAGATATTGCTTTTTCAATTGATTTTAACGTAAAAAGGCACCTGCCTCTGGCTTTTGTCTTAACACTCATTCCTATACTTGGTATTGTTGGCGCATTATACATTAATGTTCTAATTATGATAACTTTATGCATAATAATTTTCTTTTTATGTATTCTCTGTTTTACTTCTAACAAACTTGTTCCTATCAAACTTTATCCGTTTATAATTTTTTCTATATCGATTTCAATTCTATTACTAAATTTACTCATGTCAAAATACGTTATAGGCGATGATGCGAATCTTGAGTTTTTTGTTTTCAGAATCAACCAGATTAGGGGTTATTGGGGTCCTATTGATACTGGAGTAAATTCTTGGACTGCCATTAGCTATAACTCTATGTTATCTGTAACTTTGTTGCCAACTTTTTATTCCGTTTTGATGACAATAAAAACTGAGGTTCTCTTTAAGATTTTATATTCTTTCATCTTTTCTTTAGTGCCAATAGCCCTTTACCAGCTTTTTAAAAGAGAGAGTAGTACCT
The DNA window shown above is from Candidatus Bathyarchaeota archaeon and carries:
- a CDS encoding glycosyltransferase family 4 protein is translated as MKILMLVNWPVHRVQKFNSAILNPDQVVSGESYWFFKYWPSSVTVDVMGIQKSGFLYTLEKPSKVHLQFLKTFNRIKNYDLILSFDSPSAFLFSLLRSKIGFQKAIPHILIDVGMPIAVERFLKDIPPNLVCRLLKQAFNPNSVSHIIFHSSCQRPFYRDVLGFSDDALSFVPFGVETDYFRPKRVKNEGYIYTAGEFRDFNTLIDVYERWHKELPELRLRTALPPPNYLPPKVHWLPRASIATFVEEALKSKFVVVPLHNTIRSVGLMTCLQSMALGKAVLTSNVPPITDYVINGKTALYYDPYDVEDLYKKIITLLKDAELLQTLARTAREEVVANFTIEKMGINLWECISGLLKRL
- a CDS encoding right-handed parallel beta-helix repeat-containing protein; protein product: MKETICYLIASLLVVFILVSTISSCSIISNVIISTSGSIYCGPLHGNPAYDYTMVANSTAYYIVAKNGSFIYSNNSPTTTLLQIATKANNGGSVYINCSFTITKNQPLSGLNNVTFVFDPNSTLTMGDNVGNTVAYTAVLDFWNSNNIKVINATINGNSANQGGKGSHTQGISFHDCNNSVVIGAKITDVRMFGFNIHDSLARHNSNNGIINSTILRSGWNDINLGEDNNTIGAYAINNTVGYCSDVGIATYGWNCEISNNIVLGVNNTIGGGGSAHYGIAVEDGGNNLIQNNTVTGCSVGIILGTGSPTRSNFVVSNNIANCITGIHSYLSSGDVITKNNIVNWGAGYTGLAIYILNEDNDIISFNTMVFNNANAGGACSLSNVANVAFCNNTIIMPVSAPDSLGVALDNAYSCLIQGNSVQALAGILVSSSCNNNKINNNSVNSTYPLINNGVATIINPLTSSTYRLIFNNIYDSSSRGTYTYSKSIQITISSTTLDGSLNVNGVNVTLTSGSYTLLMNADYFVYALSGTVTITP
- a CDS encoding glycosyltransferase gives rise to the protein MSNAYNHRIFNLERHCRQAGAETSKLFLGDLFFGSPVLIQPLNIPFILKYLRKFDVIHAGGSGAAFFFALVSPLLGNNTKVVYDVHSDVLTEVHLTHKGLFDFAGYFAEFEMIFTEYVAIRFVNYYVASSSELKRRLLKRKSRIKPENIEIIVNGVDLQQFRPQEETVSSSSDRHFTVTYAGSFYKVESVDILVRAAEILRDECITFKFIGFRTEDSSYKLEIQKRIGDKAVLVDWLSRNELVVELQKSDVLVIPGDSTCSKQSKNRSAVFVTKFAEFLAVGKPVIITTLDLPSKIVKTFDCGFVSEPNAESLALSILEAKQAPREVLLKKGQNGRRYAESELDVNILCKRYLRFLNKLFEN